Genomic segment of Drosophila biarmipes strain raj3 chromosome 2L, RU_DBia_V1.1, whole genome shotgun sequence:
CGATCCTCCTCCTAATAATCTCCGGTCTTTGCAAAGGAGAAAAAGAGCTACGAGGCTGGCTGCCAGAGTTCTGTGTTTTCGGCGAGCAAAACTGCCCCAATTCGAGAGTTTCCTTCTGGCTTTACACCAAGTGAGTGCATTTCGGTGGTGTACTTCGAATTTGAGTTGATTTTTATTGTACACCAGCAACACCCGGGATAATCCCCACTTACTGGATCCTTTGAATCCGCAAAAGGATCTCTTCGAGCCTCGTCTTCCCCTGAAAATACTCATTCATGGGTTCATAGGAAACAGGAACTTGACACCCAACCTGGAGGTCAGAGATGTGCTTCTCCAAACCCAGCCTGTAAATGTGATATCGGTGGATTATGAGACCCTGGTGCGGTGGCCATGCTATTATCCTTGGGCTGTGAATAATGCCCCGATTGTCTCCGAGTGTCTGGCTCAAATGATAAACAATCTAATCTCTGCTGGCATCAGTAGACGTGAGGATATACACTTGATAGGCTTCAGTCTGGGCGCCCAAGTGGCTGGCATGGTGGCCAACTATGTGAGACAACCTCTGGCCAGGATTACGGGTCTGGATCCTGCGGGTCCCGGCTTTATGATGCAGACTTCGCTGCAGCAAAAGCTGGATGCCAGCGATGCGGACTTCGTGGACATCATACACACCGATCCGTTCTTCTTCTCCATGCTGCCGCCCATGGGTCACGCGGACTTCTATCCCAATCTCGACCAGCTGAACCAGCGGGGATGCAGCTACATCAGCAACTGGAGGTTTTACAATTGCAATCATTACAGGGCAGCCGTCTACTATGGAGAGTCCATTGTCTCGGGCAGGGGCTTCTGGGCTCAACAGTGCGGCGGTTGGTTAGACTTCTTCTCGCAGCGTTGCAGCCATTACTCCAACATGCCCAACACTCAGATGGGCTACTTTGTCTCGGATAAGTATGATGTTACCATAGTTCTTATATTGTTTTTCCCGAGATatccttttatattttttaacagtgCCTCGGGATCATATTTTCTCACTACCCATGAGGTGTCTCCATTTGCCAAAGGACCTCTTGTCGAAGTCGAATTTGATGTTTCCGAGTATCGAAAATTAGCGAGACAAGCATTAAGTTAAGATAGGAAGTTCATTTATTGTTATAGTTGCaagcatttaaaaaacttttatattacttattaaatatatctttagtTGTAGCAACATTTTAAACCCTTCTAGTTGCTTCTCAATCGGTATTTAAAtaccaaaacaaaaccaaGAGCTTTCCAAGCAGAGCGAGCTTTTCTGCGCCGGTGCGAACTTTTTGGGCAGCCACCGAAAACGAAAGACTTCGGCAACGAACTCGACCATCAGTGGCTCGCCAGAGCGCAATCAAGTCGCACGTGCACGCGGACTACGAGGCGGAGAAAGCCAAGATCGATCCAACCCAATACAATACACTTCGGGAGACCGCGCGTGCccgcaaaaaataaaagaagtgtgGAAAAACACTAAACTGAATCAATTTCTGTGCGGAGGCAGCCGGAATTATGCCTCGCCAGCTCCGCCGTCGTCTTGTTGTGCattgaaatcgaaatcggGTCCAATGACCAGCTCTCGGGCTGGTGCTTAAGAAAGAGTTTTGCACTTTGAGACGCTTGTGTCGCCGGTCAGCGAGCAGGCCTTGACCCAAAGCCACTGGAGTTCAGAGATTCCGCTGGATAGACACACCTATAGCCCAGTTATATAATCGCACTTGTAATTGCAATCGAAAGTAGAGTGAATttgccaaaataaaaaccaaaacatgGCTCCAAGTGTGAGGAAGCCGAAAAATGCAGACTTTTGGCTGCAGCTGCTCTGCGTGAGTTTTACACTCTTTCGCCTGGAATTCGCCGGTATGTATTGTGCTAAAAGAAACCCAGCGAGATAAATTTAAGTTAAACTTTTACTTTCGCCCTGTTGAATGTTTTCGGTACCTTTCTTTTGGCCCTGTCATTGTGTCCgctttttctgtttctgttgaCACTTCGAATTGGCATCGCCTTAAATTTCGTTTTCAACCAGTTGCACAATATCTACCAACATTTTCTTCGACCTTGCCTCACATCTTGGTCAACAGCAATATAAATATCTTGAGAAGCCTCTCCCCAAGTAGTAAATTTTGTAGGTGCTCATCCCACACAAAAATGCTGCCCAGTCAGGCTGTGACTTTTGTACTCTCACGTAGCCAAGTTAATTAATTGACCCGACTACCGTTTAGACCGCCCTGGCACCTCTAAAATGGTTGGCTGATTTATAATGTATTCATACTTTTATGCCCCTGCACCTTGACACTCTTTGTAGTCACTTTTACAATGTATTAATAGCCTGCCTTTAATGAAAAGGGTCATACAGGGCGTATGCGCATTGCGGGGTGCGTGTCATTGTCAAGTTTTGAATTCGGATGGAATCAGAGGGCCACTGCCGTCATTTAATATAGAAGTTATTTTGGAGGACTGTCATTAGGTTAATGAACCCAAGGAAACCCCAGCAATTATAGCCTTAAAGTGGGTCAACAGCAgttaatttcatattaaagCCTGTTAGACATCAAACTTTTCAagaatttttgttaattatcaGGCAATCATAAAGAAAAACAAGGCATGCAATATATTTTGCACCATTCAAGCCACACTTCAAAGCCTTAAGGTTATGACACACAAATCTCGATATCGATTCGAAGTCAATTGGCCAATAATCACCAACGTAAAGCCAGCCAAACAATGTCCATGACTCacggcaaataaaaaacacaaaaacccacaaataaacagaaaaaaaaacgaagcCAAAAGCGAGCCAACCCAAAACCATCTTTCACTTACCAGGCTGTTGATGAGTATTTCGTGTTTCGCGTCCAACTTCGTTTTCCACCTTCCGCATTCGACTTCTTCCGTTTTGGGTTTGATTTGTGTTAGTTGGACAGAGTTTTCCGGCCAACACCGAAGTACCGAAAATTTCCCCCTAAAATTTTCCCGCcaaaaaaagtataaacaaacccaaaaaaaagacAGTCATTTAATTGGCATGCGTAATGGCcgaatggaaaatgaaatggAGAAAAGGGGCCGGGGTGGGCTTACATAAGATGGCAAAAGCAGCTCACGAAGTCAGAGATAAACgattgtgaaaaacaaatgaaaacagaAAAGCTGAAGACAATTGAGGCATGACCGCGACCACAGCCCATTGCTAATTGAAGAGGAAAAGTGCGGGTGGGGAATTATATGCTGTCTACAGGGAAGGAAAGGGGGAACTTAAGTCTTGATCTTGCAATTTTCCATACAACAGAAATGTTCAagacataattttaaaaaatttaaaactcacagataaaaaaaatatatatttttcctttaATAACTgatcttaaatttaattataaatatccataaaaaatgatcttgaatatcattttattaacattCCCTTAAcggtcttaaaaatatattttttgttgtctgTATCGTACATCGGTGGGTgggtatataaaaaatatatatttttcgtttaattactgatcttaaatttaataataaaaatccataaaaaatgATCTTGAATGtcattttattaacatttccTTAATggtcttataaaatatattttttgttgtctgTATCGTACATCGATGGGCGGTTGAGTGGCATTATGCTGCGGTCTCTGATGTAAAACTACGCTTGTTGCATGATTAATTTAACCAGCTGGTCTTACAAACACTTGTCATCGAAATCGGAGTGAAATAAGCCGAGCCGTGCTCACTGTGTCGCTGGGGTATACGTACATGTGGGCCCTATAAGGCAGCCGATATCTTCGGGTATTTCCAGTGGCCACCCAAGCGGCAAGAGTCTGCATCTGCAATAGCTCCCAGACCGGTTGCATGACTCTCGGTTATCGCCCAACTACGAGTACTCCAACCACAAGTGGGCCAATTGCTGGTTAGCATTTTGGGCGCCACCAACTGAGCTGGTTGAAGGCCGATTCTCGATTTTTAATTTGGCCATTTGGATGCAAGCCGCATTGCGTCGGCTTCTTACGCATGCGGTGAGCTCAACATTGCTGTCGCGAAAATAGTTGGAACTAGTTCGAAGAATAACAGACTgatattaaattcaaattatttacagttttatatatgttatttgatataaaagttttttaaaaccgtattaacaataaataaatgcttaACTTATAAATAAGATACttaagaatatttaaagatGTTGCCAATCATAATGGTGTAGGAACCCAAGCAAGTTAACAGGTactgaaaacaaataaattaagcgTGAAATGGATGATATACTCAGCCATTTAATGGATAACCCAGGCAGCATAACGACCTGTGTGAAACCTACTGCCAGCAATTGCGAATCCGAACCACTTGGCGCATATCTGCTCGCAGCCCAAGTGTCAGATAAGCCGATCTCAAATGGGTTTTCCTGCCCCCATGAGGCCCATACATACGAATAAATTACGCATATTCATTCCGCATCCAGTTGCCAGATCCCAGCTCTAGTTATATCAGGGGCAGCacgttttgtcaaaaataaacCCAGTCGGATAGCAAACAAAGAGCACTGAGTAGTGAGTAGTGAGCAGTGAGCAGTGAGTGCGCCACAATATAGCGTCACTTCCGTTTCGGTCTGACTTTTACTTTCTGCAACTTGTGCAACTTTTGCAACTGCAACACGAATCGCGCATGACATTTGCGTCGTGCCAAATTGCAAGCATTCAATGTCGCTGCTGGGGCTTATGTAATTAAATGCAATATCGTAGAGCGCAAACTTGTTTGTCAACTGAAATCTTGACTCTTGAATTTTCCATCTCACATCCTCCACATACACAcagctggccaaaatgcgggaGTTGTGGCCGCGGCGGTGGCGGCTGGACAAAACCAAACCCAGGTCTATGTGACAGATTCTTGCCTGCAAAAGCCCTACCGTTGTCCGCATCCCAAGATACAGTTCTATCTGTACACGAGGCGCACCCAGGAGCAGCCGGAATTCATTGATGTCCTGGACGCGAATGCCTTGTACTACACCCACTTCAACCCTCGTCATCCCACCAAAATCATCATCCATGGATTTGGGGGCGGTCGAACCCTGAGTCCCAGTCCCGATCTTCGGGAGGCCTACTTCAGCGTGGGCGAGTACAACATCATCATTGTGGACTACGCGGATGCCGTTAAGGAACCCTGTCTCAGTCAGATGGACTGGGCCCCTCGATTCGGCAGCCTGTGCATCTCCCAGCTGGTCAAGTACCTCGCTCGACATCCCCGGGGAGTGCAGCCGGATGATCTGCACTTTATAGGCTATAGTGTGGGTGCCCACATCGCCGGCCTGGTGGCCAACTATCTGAAGCCGGAGGAGGGAAAGATAGGCAGGATTACGGCCCTAGATCCAACGATATTCTTCTATGCCGGAGCCAACAACTCCAGGGACCTGGATACCACAGATGCCCACTTTGTCGATGTCGTCCATACGGGAGCCGGCATCCTGGGGCAGTGGCACTCCAGTGGTCACGCGGATTTCTATGTCAACGGGGGAACCAGGCAGCCAGCTTGTGTGGGATCAGCCACTTTGTTTCGTgagtattttataattataaacaaaattttggggccgatttctcaatgtcacgTTAACTTTTGTCGTCgggttaaatttttttatcaaaaaaaatcaGTTTCTTTATATCATGTTAGAAACTATGTTGGTATTTAATCTGTTCGGTCGATTGCAATATCTGACAGATAATAAACTATAACCTTAACCGCACATTGAGAAATTGACCCTAAAAATGTTGACATTCAAAAGTGATAGTTATATATCTCATTTGTCGGACTTTACTGTTCTCTAAAATCCACAGAAACCCTGGCCTGTGATCACACAAAAGTCACTCCGTACTTTATAGAATCCATAACCACGACTCGGGGATTTTATGCGGGTCCTTGTCCCAACTTGTTTTCCTACCTGATAGGTTGGTGTGAGCCCAAGGACTCCGAATACGTACTAATGGGCGAACACTGTTCACACAAGTGAGTACTATTTTAACAccaagtttttattatttttcaccaACTCTATAAAAATTCCATAGAGCTAGAGGGAACTATTATGTGACCACCAATGCGAAGGCGCCCTTCGCTCGGGGTTTTCCTGGCAAAGGGCGATCCAACGGGGAGTACCAGGGAGTAAGGAGATAATGCCTTTAAACTCGGCCAAGTCGGAAAATGAATTTACATTTGTTTGTATCTGCATCGTTTGGAAAACCGCCTGGACTTATGCATCTTTTACACCGTAGCACTCATGTGATTTTAGCTTGTTTCCTAATCGAtacctatttattttatatttttgttattagtTCTAAATACAGCCATTTTTCGTTGGGACTTGtacaaataaatgtttaagtCTTATGCTGACACTTCTGTGGAATAAAAAACTCAATTTGTTTGGCATAATTTTTAACATGTTCGTTTTATTGAATTCCAAATACATTTCATTGGGTATAATTTTGTTCCTTTCTTCAAGACCTTCAAATATTCGGTATTCGTATAGCCGGATCTCATGCAAGGAGCTTGTATCTTTATTTCGATTAACCAAATGTAAGCTATTTTTTGTCTTTAAATAAGTAGTGGGTTTCCTGTGTCTTGAGTCTTATTTACTCGTTTATGTTAGGAATATTTATTCGGTTTCTTTGTTAATGAGCATACACTGAAATATATAAGTAGGTGTTTAATTTAACCTGGCTTAGCTGCCATACAAATGATACAACATGGGCGGGTGTTGCCAGAAAAGGGATCTCCGATGgtgtttaataattttaattttgattccATATTTCTTATATCTTGTATACAGAACTCTCAGTAAACACAAAgaatattttgtttctatgTATATACACGGTTTAAGTATAGCGGCAATATCATTACTACATctgttttcaatatttccAAGATTTTCAGGAAACGACTGCGCATTTCCTCTATGATTTGAATATAGTTATGATTTATGTTGATAGCATATATCTGTTTTGTATTTGTGCGCCTAAATTTTGGTATGAAAGTGCCTTTTCTCAGCGTTTTTTTAGTGTATTTCCACGCACAACATTAATGTTTGGCTAGTAGTTAAAATACCCTAGATGTAACCTGCTCTGGTGTGAATGGTAATAGCAAAAACTGATGGTTTAACACTATTAAAGTTGCGCTCGTTTAAGATTTAGTTATGCTTcggtttatttttggctttaTGTACACTTAAATTACTCACAAAAGCATTTAATGATGGCATTCAACTACGAGATACACTTCAATTATTTACAACTGTTATGCGAAGggattttcattattttcataTCTTAGCAAGCAAAAGTTTTAGCCGTGGCTTTCTGGTTAACATATTCATGTTATTATTGTCCACACAGCCCCGAGAGCTTGAGTATCTctcaaaaaccaaaaataataaagggaaaattaaatttataacatGAGATTGTGTCTCCAACTTTGTAATCTCGCGATCGAAAGAGCCAATTGATAAGTGGTTTTATGTACAGAA
This window contains:
- the LOC108029130 gene encoding phospholipase A1 member A — translated: MAPSVRKPKNADFWLQLLCVSFTLFRLEFAAGQNAGVVAAAVAAGQNQTQVYVTDSCLQKPYRCPHPKIQFYLYTRRTQEQPEFIDVLDANALYYTHFNPRHPTKIIIHGFGGGRTLSPSPDLREAYFSVGEYNIIIVDYADAVKEPCLSQMDWAPRFGSLCISQLVKYLARHPRGVQPDDLHFIGYSVGAHIAGLVANYLKPEEGKIGRITALDPTIFFYAGANNSRDLDTTDAHFVDVVHTGAGILGQWHSSGHADFYVNGGTRQPACVGSATLFQTLACDHTKVTPYFIESITTTRGFYAGPCPNLFSYLIGWCEPKDSEYVLMGEHCSHKARGNYYVTTNAKAPFARGFPGKGRSNGEYQGVRR
- the LOC127010635 gene encoding inactive pancreatic lipase-related protein 1, which produces MSKSSTAILLLIISGLCKGEKELRGWLPEFCVFGEQNCPNSRVSFWLYTNNTRDNPHLLDPLNPQKDLFEPRLPLKILIHGFIGNRNLTPNLEVRDVLLQTQPVNVISVDYETLVRWPCYYPWAVNNAPIVSECLAQMINNLISAGISRREDIHLIGFSLGAQVAGMVANYVRQPLARITGLDPAGPGFMMQTSLQQKLDASDADFVDIIHTDPFFFSMLPPMGHADFYPNLDQLNQRGCSYISNWRFYNCNHYRAAVYYGESIVSGRGFWAQQCGGWLDFFSQRCSHYSNMPNTQMGYFVSDNASGSYFLTTHEVSPFAKGPLVEVEFDVSEYRKLARQALS